CTGCTTTACGAACAATTGAGCCAATTCCAAATTCTCTCCTCGATGCAACCGGTGAAAAGGGGCCCGAGTCCTGCTGGCTTTGATCTGATATAGGACTTCCAGATTCAGTATTTCGCAGAATCTTTGCATATATCATTGCTTCCTATTATCAATCATTCCACTACAACTACTTCACAAAACCAATCAGAAGACCATAAATAAGATGTGTTCTGCGTAGGGATTGTCGTGGGTATGGAGGAAATGGAATACCTTTCCAAGTCACAATGTACTCCCCCAATTCCAAAAGATTTTAAcatcaatataattaaatttttgtaagtaattgTGTGCTCCTGCTATGAATGCCAACTTTTCTTTCTTAGGAAGAAAAAGAGGTTTGTCGGTGATCATTACAGGTTTTTGTTCTGAGAAAACAGGTCATTCACAAAAACTATAAAGAGAGAGGATATTCTTACCTACAACACCAGAAACGgcaacttcaacctctccccTTCCACCAGGACCTTTCATGTATAGCCTGTCCGTTTTTCcaggggaatgtcctagtgacAGAAGGCTCCCAAATCGAGATTTTCCCGCTGTAAATgagataaatatgtaaaaaaaaaaacgttattctgaaaattttgaatgTTTCAGTAAAAAGTCAATAACAGAGCTGACTTTAGTAGGTTGCGAAGGCAGCAAGTGTCATAAGCCAAAAGATTTCACAAAGAATCAGTATTGCACGCCAAAGTTGGCAAAGATATGAGAAAATTCTAGTCTATGCAGCAGAACCTTAGTGGGAAACAGTTGGGAGAACAAAGATGTCCACAAAATAAGCCCGTGACACGTAAGACAAGCATCTGAAGGCATCAAGATTTCTACCAGAAATGAATCGAGTGACATTCCAAGTTTCAGggaaaaatttttcttttttcttttctttttttccattttttttaaaatacatttcaagATGACATAGTTAATCCCCTCTTCCAACTGAAACCAGTTTTTTCAGATAGATCTTCAatcttaattgattttatttactCTCTAATTGAATTTGAAGCAATGTAAGTGGACATAATATAACTGTAACAGCAGGACTTATAATGTCAATACTTGTACATGTATCACCCATCACTATTTCTGCATATACAACATgtaaaagcaataaaaatatatgcaccagcctaagataaaactaaaaaacataataaataaataatttgctAATCTAAAAAGGCAAAGTCAACAAACAGAAAAAAACAGAATGAAACAACATAAAGTAAGAAACTTCATTTGAGAGtacttaggcctcatttgtttttgcagatgagatgagatgatttaaaataaaagttaaaagttgaataaaatattgttagaatatatttttttaatattattttttttttggatttgaaaaagttgaattgtttattttattttgtgtgggaatttgaaaaaattgtaatgattagatgagatgagatgaaaagttttgtgaaagtgaacgaAGCCTAATCTtggtttgggggggggggggggggggggggggggggggggggggggggggggggagtggaGAGCAAGCGAAGTTTGTAGGAAGACATACCATCATAAGCGTCTCGAACCATTTGATAGCTCACAAATCCCGAGAAGAGAGTAAGCTGCAATTGCATTTGAAGATGTCAAATGGATCTTCCACGAACCATATTGTGTGCTTGCGTGTGTGGACAGCATATCATCTTTATAGGAATGGAGATCATTTTAGAATTCTCTACCTGAACTCCATGGTGGATttcagagagaaagagagagacagcaTACAAATGTTGTTTAGATAATTGACACACGCAACATTTGAGTGTGTTTCGGGCATATAACTCTAAAGGATCCTAATCCTCTTTAAAGATAAGAACATTTGAGTCCATGCAGCCATGATTTCTTGTCAAATGAATGGGGCTCTCTAGAGTGCCTTCATGGAAATCCTAATAGCCCATTCCTAGAAGCTGGTATTTTAGTTTAGTTGAGTTATCTCTGGTAGGTATAATGGAGTTAGAAAAAGTTAACAGGCAGCAATCAAATGCTTCCTCAGCAGGATATGGAGACATGGGAGGGGCAACAAGCTAATATAGGATTAATATGTGTACCTTGGTACTTTTGGTCAAATTATTATCAGCTGTCAAAGATGAATTATTGCTGGAACTGCAATCTTGTGGCTCCTTTTCAATAGAAGATGTTGCCCCATGATTTGCATCATCGCTGGGAAATGCTGCCCCATCATTTGCATTGAGAAGTACACAATAGCAATGGTCTGTTTCTGTCAAGACCTGCATACATAGACAAATCACATGATAGAGCAGTGGCATGAAATGGATCATAGCAGGTAGCAATTGCATTGCAGATATCCCAGAATGATATCTTGCATTTGTGCATACAAAAAACTAGGCAGACAAACTACTAAATCAATAAATATCTAGTTTTAACCAGACAAACTAGAACAGGCCTTGTTTTGACCCCAAATGGATCTGCATATATGCATATGGAATTTTCAGGACCCAAAGAGTACAGCATGTAAGCTCTTCAAGAATGTAGTGCAGTTTTGCTTCTTCAACATGCAATACAGTTGAACAAAGGAAAGGCAAAATGCTTCATCATGGAAGAATTGATATAAAAACGCTGTATGTACAGTTACTAAAACAGACGGAACCTAACTCAACCAATCAAGATGGAAGCATAcgaaaaaaaacttaaatttgcAAGGAAACAAATTTAGGTTATGGTCTCCAATTGCACTAAAATTTCAAGGCCTCATCAGCACATGTTTTAAGACCTAATGCTTTAGGATCCAACCCTATTACATATTTAGTAATAGGATTCTTATGTCTCACTAATTCAAATCAAGCCCATGCTGTCAGTTACAGAATTCTTGTGTCTTGATAATTCCTGCCTAATTCTTAGAACAAATCTGGGGATGTATGATcatatagtaaaaaaattattgaaaaaaaatacaagtaagCCTTTTCACTTTACAGCTTGTGCTAAACTCAATACCACTGCATCAAAAGTAGAATCGAAGTCATCAACCGCAAAACAGATATCTGGATAGGCAGGTATTGTCTCCACTTCCTAGAAGCAAATTTGCAAGTGTCAGAGATTGAAGCTAAGGTGCaactcaagaaaaataaatttttcaatatcCATAACTTGCCTTTCTGGAATCCAAATGAAAGTTGACACGAGTTGGAGATGCATAAACAGTTTTTACAACCTGCAAAGACGTCATAAGCCACACTTCAAGATTAAATCATTAAGCATTCTTGGACATATGAACAAAGTGTGGTAGCTTGCAAGACACTGTAGTTGAGCATGCGTGATCATAGACTTAAAAAATTCATCAACAAAACGCCTTCCTACAGTAGCCttatgctcttttttttttataagtaaccctgtggttttttaaataaataatcataacataaataaatacatgactCCCTTGGTTATCCAATAAAAAGCAAAAGCACATGCACAAATTGGCAGGAATGTCAATTATACAGATATTTCAGTGAGTAATAATCTTAGTTAAACTCACTTCAAGTTAAGTAATAACAACATAAATTCTCATTTCTCCTTGGCTGCAAATACAACAAGGTTGTGCTTCTGACAGGAAGGTAATTCACTACATAGGCTAAGAAATTTTCTAAATACTATTCCTTTGTCTCCTTGGatgaaaattcaacaaaattgtACTTCTGGCAAAAAGAGAATTCACTACAGTGGTTAAGAAATATTCTGAATACTGCAAAGATGATTTTTaaagtgaaaaggaaataaatagcATAACAGAAAAAATCTACCTCTTGAAAATAAATGTAGAAATATCTGCCACACTAACTAATTAACACATAAATACCTTATATATAGGTAGCAAGGGCTTATCTTGCCCAGCTTGATGATTCCGAAGGTCCTGAtgactgaaaaataaaaaatcatacttCAGATTTTACCATAAATTACATGTAGAAATGAAGGAAACAAGAATTGTAATAGCAAGGTCAGCTGACTGCACTTTGTGATCACCACAACTGATTTTTTATAAGGACTACAACTAAAACTCTTATCCACTTAAGCATTCTATGAACAAtacaaatccattaaaataggAAGAGTCATAGAGATGCATTTTATCAAGTACGTGCCACTTCCAAGAAGATGGAAGGTAACTCTCAGTAATACAGTATCATATATCAATTAGATGTCAACAGCATGGAACTTCTGTGCAATTATTTGCATCACAGAGGGGGGTAGATATAACAATAACTCTATATCGAACCAAACCTAACCACTTCCTGTGAGAGACGAAAACGTCACAGGAACTACAACCATCAAATATAGATAACCGTAAAGATTATATGACTTGATACTGAGAATGAGTATAATGCaggaaatctaaaaaattacatttgcaACTACTCTGAACTCTATATGATACCAAATCAACAGCCTGATAGAACATAGTCAAAATTCTCGATCAGGGACACATTTGCACAAGCAGAATGAGTATTATTGTCATGATTGAATAATGATGCCATAGATTCATGCGACCTTAGCTGCTGGAGAAAAACCATGCATGCAAAATCATAAAATCTGAAAGCAAAAGGTGTCCAATGCAAGTTAAAGGACCAAgatatcatgccaaaaaaggagaaaaaccaAAATTACCTGCAAATTGCTACTGTCACAGTGAATGAAGTGTGAGCAATCAAGTTCAAGTAAAATGAGCACCTCCAATCCACTTCAACAGAACTTTTTCCAACTAACGTGTCCAACTGGTTGACAGGAGCAAAGAGAATTATTTTATCAATCAGTAAACATCTTACCTTATTAACTGCCAATGGGCAAACCTTCTCACACATTAAGAATACAGCCCAAAAATGGAAGGTGGTAGGCCAAAATGACCATGAATTCAGGCATTTAAAAAGGACATCAACGCCAATGACTCAAGTGTAGGATAGAGCATGGTTGCCAGAAACTTAACCCCACATGGTTGAGGATAAGCTTCATTCAGTTCCatgttataattaaaagaaaccccaaggggttggcccaagtggtgaaggccttggtttTGGGGCATTACTCTCTTTAaagtccaaggttcaacacctcataggtgcaaacaatctgtTGGGACCACAcctcctggtgaaaagccagcgagGTAACtagttccgtgtagggaaacttccgagggcGCGGTGCATGGGATTGAGGTTTACTGTACAGAgatgggtccgaagggccctaccttggagaggttccacgacatcaaaaaaaaaaagttataattaaaagaatgaaaatgtaTAACCATGCTTCTTTACATATCATCCCATGCTTGCCCAGAGTATTACaattaaaagaatgaaaatgtaTAACTTTTTCACCAGTTGATTCGTACAAAGATGATACCAGATCTTGTCTCCCCCTCACCCTCATACTGATGCGTCCAGGTTTCTTCTGAATCAGAAATTTTAGATTGATAGCTTCATGACATTGATAACAGGCATATAACCTTTTCCtcttaa
This genomic interval from Juglans microcarpa x Juglans regia isolate MS1-56 chromosome 4D, Jm3101_v1.0, whole genome shotgun sequence contains the following:
- the LOC121260557 gene encoding uncharacterized protein KIAA0930 homolog isoform X1 is translated as MLGDGGEIPSRYELLSMVKKHSNSLGKTIVDEPLEADATDDVEFDPRFWHDVFDLYFVRGKESRGRQDDDLLFFVRKLSSQGYGFNDNAEAVAPYFVRRWTPELDTLVGKSSVEVDWRCSFYLNLIAHTSFTVTVAICSHQDLRNHQAGQDKPLLPIYKVVKTVYASPTRVNFHLDSRKEVETIPAYPDICFAVDDFDSTFDAVVLTETDHCYCVLLNANDGAAFPSDDANHGATSSIEKEPQDCSSSNNSSLTADNNLTKSTKLTLFSGFVSYQMVRDAYDAGKSRFGSLLSLGHSPGKTDRLYMKGPGGRGEVEVAVSGVVDQSQQDSGPFSPVASRREFGIGSIVRKAASVASVAAKHAYAATGATPTSFDEEMVPLKCCLMSISLPWEHIAHDLLFKGAPPVNL
- the LOC121260557 gene encoding uncharacterized protein LOC121260557 isoform X2, with protein sequence MLPTTSSLIRDFGMMSSICILFVAKSPGDVRTTISYSSLENWWTPELDTLVGKSSVEVDWRCSFYLNLIAHTSFTVTVAICSHQDLRNHQAGQDKPLLPIYKVVKTVYASPTRVNFHLDSRKEVETIPAYPDICFAVDDFDSTFDAVVLTETDHCYCVLLNANDGAAFPSDDANHGATSSIEKEPQDCSSSNNSSLTADNNLTKSTKLTLFSGFVSYQMVRDAYDAGKSRFGSLLSLGHSPGKTDRLYMKGPGGRGEVEVAVSGVVDQSQQDSGPFSPVASRREFGIGSIVRKAASVASVAAKHAYAATGATPTSFDEEMVPLKCCLMSISLPWEHIAHDLLFKGAPPVNL